In Carya illinoinensis cultivar Pawnee chromosome 7, C.illinoinensisPawnee_v1, whole genome shotgun sequence, the following are encoded in one genomic region:
- the LOC122316319 gene encoding uncharacterized protein LOC122316319: MGNYVTYRPSDATGKVILSDGTVHQFDKPLTVAELMLEHSQHVVVELHSAVNEKRPSPLPADKILETKKIYIMLPVKRGRRPAALSSEEVRRILLTANSVLWRSRPSVFSSPRFLPNLFARICHTGLGDGQGVHVMHKKEISGLEQRTEKISFVPEFLPEILDGRPEYMSRQLSGKGWKPGLNTIKEKKVKKKLLHWVF, translated from the coding sequence atgGGAAACTACGTCACATATCGACCATCAGATGCCACTGGCAAAGTTATTCTATCGGATGGCACCGTCCATCAATTTGATAAACCATTAACCGTGGCTGAGCTCATGTTAGAGCACTCGCAACATGTTGTGGTTGAGTTGCACTCGGCTGTGAATGAAAAGAGGCCAAGTCCATTGCCTGCTGACAAGATTTTAGAGaccaaaaaaatttacataatgCTTCCAGTTAAGCGAGGGAGGCGGCCTGCTGCATTGTCCAGTGAAGAAGTTCGACGGATTCTTTTGACCGCAAATTCAGTACTTTGGCGTTCGAGGCCGTCTGTTTTTTCTTCGCCAAGGTTTCTTCCTAATTTGTTTGCTCGGATCTGTCATACAGGTTTAGGGGACGGACAAGGGGTTCATGTGATGCACAAGAAGGAAATTAGCGGCCTAGAGCAGAGGACGGAGAAGATCAGTTTTGTGCCGGAGTTCTTGCCGGAGATTTTAGATGGGAGGCCGGAATATATGAGTAGGCAATTATCAGGCAAGGGGTGGAAGCCCGGTTTGAATACAATAAAGGAGAAGAAGGTTAAGAAGAAATTGCTGCATTGGGTGTTTTAA
- the LOC122316888 gene encoding uncharacterized protein LOC122316888 yields MGNYASCYFPSLSKSEKAKLFDAHGNYLQQVKLPVKAAELMLEHPGHAIVPVEELRRTRCISAIRADDGLLGGKVYFLVPSGRVHCRISELEMMIIELACKKKARKLKPSGSKVSPAMKMESKEVGGEGEGEVLGGEASGLPGHHLGNHRRWSPALEPIYEAF; encoded by the coding sequence ATGGGAAACTATGCTTCTTGCTACTTTCCTAGTTTATCAAAATCTGAAAAAGCCAAACTCTTTGATGCTCATGGTAATTACCTCCAGCAAGTCAAGCTCCCTGTTAAGGCCGCGGAGCTCATGCTGGAACACCCCGGCCACGCCATTGTTCCGGTGGAGGAGCTACGTCGAACTCGGTGCATATCAGCAATCCGGGCCGACGACGGGCTACTGGGGGGTAAGGTTTACTTTCTGGTACCCTCAGGTAGGGTTCACTGTAGGATTTCCGAGTTAGAGATGATGATCATAGAGTTAGCTTGTAAGAAGAAAGCGAGAAAATTGAAGCCAAGTGGTTCCAAGGTTTCACCGGCTATGAAGATGGAGTCGAAGGAGGTGGGAGGAGAAGGTGAGGGTGAGGTTTTGGGAGGGGAGGCTTCTGGCCTTCCTGGTCACCATCTGGGGAACCATAGGCGATGGAGTCCTGCTTTGGAGCCCATTTACGAGGCTTTTTGA